A region of Paenibacillus sp. 37 DNA encodes the following proteins:
- a CDS encoding LysR family transcriptional regulator — protein MEIRQMENFITVCEELHFTRAAEKLGISQPTLSQQIRGLEDELGVPLFDRVGKKIVMTQAGTLFLEHCVQMIRHLQNTQDALAEFRNDQRGRLVIGVLPSDLDYRITPLLVDFHARFPKVQLKVISSIYVVNQVLENEVDIGIEITSAPDRRLVRIPLCSEEYVLVVSENHDWAERSTIEIQELRDIQTVMFPEGFTGRELVDGYCRKYGFTLNTIMETSSATSIISLVKANVGGTLLPFPLIKAMNEPTLRCIRITDDPPYRHFEIIHRSDRYLTQSAKAFIEKTIEYFNQR, from the coding sequence ATGGAGATTCGTCAAATGGAAAACTTTATTACAGTGTGTGAGGAGCTTCATTTTACACGGGCAGCTGAGAAACTTGGCATATCTCAACCTACGTTGAGTCAACAGATACGTGGGTTGGAGGATGAACTTGGTGTTCCTTTGTTTGACCGTGTCGGCAAAAAAATTGTGATGACCCAGGCAGGCACTCTGTTTCTGGAGCACTGTGTACAGATGATCCGGCATTTACAGAATACCCAAGATGCGTTGGCTGAATTTCGGAATGATCAGCGGGGACGATTGGTTATTGGTGTTCTTCCATCCGATTTGGATTACCGTATCACTCCGCTGCTCGTTGATTTTCATGCCCGATTTCCCAAGGTGCAATTGAAGGTTATCTCTTCGATCTATGTCGTAAATCAAGTGTTGGAAAATGAAGTCGACATTGGCATCGAGATCACGTCTGCCCCTGATAGGCGGCTTGTGCGCATTCCTTTGTGCAGTGAAGAATATGTACTCGTTGTTTCCGAGAATCATGATTGGGCTGAACGAAGCACCATTGAAATTCAAGAGCTACGTGATATCCAAACGGTGATGTTCCCCGAAGGATTTACGGGCAGAGAATTGGTCGATGGCTATTGCCGTAAATATGGATTTACCCTAAATACCATCATGGAGACCAGTTCGGCAACCTCCATCATTAGCCTGGTCAAAGCCAACGTTGGAGGAACACTGCTGCCTTTTCCTCTGATCAAAGCCATGAATGAGCCTACGCTACGTTGCATCCGAATTACAGACGATCCGCCATACCGGCACTTTGAGATCATCCATCGGTCCGACCGTTACCTAACGCAGTCGGCCAAGGCATTTATTGAGAAAACAATCGAGTATTTCAATCAAAGGTGA
- a CDS encoding VOC family protein translates to MKIREVGLLTHQVEAIKEFYGTLLEMDLVEDNATCVSFRAGNSVLSFKKAPEQEKPYYHVAFTIPTNKLADAKRWAQDRNISLLSKDGQDEFYFPYWDATAFYFYDPSGNLMEFIAHHSLDNAVDEAFEAKHLLCISEIGLPVDDVSETTNILNGHYQLEPFAGDGKQFSPTGDAEGMFIVIDKQMPWFPDGRMPGVFATEVKVETGQPGNLRIQDDMYSIESI, encoded by the coding sequence ATGAAAATAAGAGAAGTTGGTTTGTTGACACATCAGGTCGAGGCCATAAAAGAGTTTTACGGTACACTACTGGAAATGGATCTTGTGGAGGATAATGCAACATGCGTTTCATTCCGTGCGGGGAACTCGGTCCTCTCTTTCAAGAAGGCGCCAGAACAAGAAAAGCCCTACTATCATGTAGCATTTACGATTCCAACGAATAAACTTGCTGATGCGAAAAGGTGGGCTCAAGACCGTAACATTTCATTGCTCTCCAAAGATGGACAAGATGAATTTTATTTCCCCTACTGGGATGCAACAGCCTTCTATTTTTATGATCCAAGCGGCAACTTGATGGAATTTATCGCTCACCATTCACTCGATAATGCAGTTGATGAAGCTTTTGAAGCGAAGCATCTGTTATGTATTAGTGAAATCGGTCTGCCTGTCGATGATGTCTCTGAGACGACAAACATATTGAATGGGCATTATCAACTTGAACCCTTTGCCGGAGACGGAAAACAATTCTCCCCTACGGGTGATGCAGAAGGCATGTTTATTGTCATTGATAAACAGATGCCCTGGTTCCCAGACGGGCGTATGCCTGGTGTATTTGCCACGGAGGTAAAAGTTGAAACTGGGCAGCCCGGTAATTTGCGTATACAGGACGATATGTACTCGATTGAATCGATATGA
- a CDS encoding MerR family DNA-binding protein: MNWPDEHMLRDHNNYRIYAQSIIQHLEVVKQCLAVGFTINEIQSMISKHGFSNNDQASIIQAKISEIEETQNKLENSRQNLYEILKSDITCEDGFGKY; this comes from the coding sequence TTGAATTGGCCGGATGAACATATGCTGAGAGATCATAATAACTATCGAATATATGCGCAGAGCATTATTCAGCATCTGGAAGTGGTCAAACAATGTTTAGCTGTTGGTTTTACGATCAATGAGATCCAATCTATGATCTCTAAACATGGGTTTTCAAATAATGATCAAGCAAGCATTATCCAAGCGAAAATATCAGAAATTGAAGAAACACAAAATAAATTAGAGAATTCCAGACAAAATCTGTACGAAATTCTTAAATCGGATATCACGTGTGAGGATGGTTTTGGTAAGTATTGA